In one window of Bacillota bacterium DNA:
- a CDS encoding ACT domain-containing protein → MIKQISIFLENKSGRLVKVSKVLEEAKINIRGLSIADTSDFGILRLIVNQPEKALSTLKEYGIMATVTEVIAVEVPDKPGGLAGILACLNDAGINIEYLYSFIDKPAHNAIIMIRVEKIADALKTLKNNNIPIVSGKKIYSY, encoded by the coding sequence ATGATTAAGCAGATATCTATCTTTTTAGAAAATAAATCAGGTCGACTGGTTAAAGTTTCAAAGGTACTTGAAGAGGCAAAAATAAACATACGTGGGTTATCAATTGCAGATACATCTGACTTTGGCATTTTGAGGTTAATAGTGAACCAGCCTGAGAAGGCTTTAAGTACATTGAAAGAATATGGGATTATGGCCACTGTAACCGAAGTGATTGCAGTCGAGGTACCGGACAAACCGGGAGGGCTGGCAGGTATTTTAGCATGCTTAAACGATGCTGGTATTAATATTGAGTATCTTTACTCTTTTATTGATAAGCCGGCCCACAATGCAATTATCATGATACGTGTGGAAAAGATTGCCGATGCCCTTAAAACGCTTAAGAATAATAACA